In the genome of Sulfolobales archaeon, one region contains:
- a CDS encoding type II/IV secretion system ATPase subunit, with translation MAKRVSTTDEENISTITINQDKTNSEFGEILFEYSVGPYKISVMSLDGEYIYLSELVPKPSKELLTIIEGAARELIRYVPEDQDLDDYYIAEVLKRIYSIPHDYIDLSIYLVKEKLRYGKIQVLLDDPYVEDISVSGPGPVWIRHRSIVEINPNVDMIRTNIVLSMDDVLSLQRYISTRCGVYLSRSNPIVDTQLPNSDGGHRVHMVDIIVAGERPEISIRKKLRERVTIEWLIERGSIPRAVAEYLKLVVWSRGSIVIAGPPSSGKTTLLKAILYSFVPPTWKVIIIEDTPEIEILENSPWIRYSTYDLGSLHIDQFLLAKAALRSSANKILVIGETRGAEAQVLSQALNMGMGAITTFHGGSSEEVITRLMSPPISLSKHQISSIWTIVVMSSECQEIRKTSRCVRSVDEIIPIGDDIKIKNLYSLGIGEPNTGELILNSSRLPTYVKEKAAIAVAEKGGNGGASS, from the coding sequence ATGGCTAAGAGGGTTAGCACAACAGATGAGGAGAATATAAGCACTATTACCATAAATCAGGATAAAACGAATTCAGAGTTTGGAGAGATCCTATTTGAATATAGCGTGGGGCCATATAAAATCTCTGTCATGAGCCTAGATGGAGAGTATATATATCTTTCTGAGCTGGTTCCTAAGCCCTCTAAAGAGTTATTAACTATTATAGAGGGGGCGGCGCGGGAGCTAATTAGATATGTTCCTGAAGATCAGGATCTGGATGACTATTATATAGCAGAAGTACTTAAGAGGATCTATAGTATTCCGCACGACTATATAGATCTCTCTATCTACCTAGTTAAGGAGAAGCTTAGATATGGTAAAATCCAGGTTCTTCTAGACGACCCCTATGTAGAGGATATAAGTGTAAGCGGTCCAGGCCCTGTTTGGATCAGGCATAGGAGTATAGTTGAGATAAACCCTAATGTAGATATGATTAGAACAAATATAGTGCTTAGCATGGATGACGTGCTCTCTCTACAAAGATATATATCTACTAGATGTGGTGTATATCTATCTAGATCGAATCCAATAGTGGATACACAGCTTCCAAACTCCGACGGCGGGCACAGGGTTCATATGGTTGATATCATAGTAGCCGGTGAAAGGCCAGAGATATCTATTAGGAAGAAGCTGAGGGAAAGGGTAACAATTGAATGGCTAATCGAGAGGGGATCTATCCCGAGGGCTGTAGCAGAGTATCTAAAGCTTGTGGTTTGGAGTAGAGGCTCCATCGTAATTGCAGGGCCCCCTTCTAGTGGTAAGACCACGCTTTTAAAGGCAATACTATATAGCTTTGTACCTCCAACCTGGAAGGTAATTATTATAGAGGATACCCCAGAGATAGAGATACTTGAGAACAGCCCCTGGATAAGATATTCCACATATGATCTCGGATCTCTTCACATAGATCAATTTCTTCTCGCAAAGGCAGCACTTAGATCATCTGCTAACAAGATCCTAGTCATAGGTGAGACTAGAGGAGCTGAAGCACAGGTTCTCTCACAGGCCCTTAATATGGGTATGGGTGCAATAACAACATTCCACGGCGGATCCTCGGAAGAGGTTATTACAAGACTTATGTCCCCACCAATAAGTCTCTCAAAACACCAGATCAGCAGTATATGGACAATAGTTGTAATGAGCTCTGAATGCCAGGAGATCCGTAAAACATCGAGATGCGTGCGTAGCGTAGATGAGATAATACCTATAGGAGATGATATTAAGATTAAGAACCTATACTCTCTAGGGATAGGAGAGCCGAACACTGGAGAGCTTATATTGAATAGCTCTAGACTACCCACCTATGTAAAGGAGAAGGCGGCGATAGCTGTAGCTGAGAAGGGGGGTAATGGTGGGGCTTCTAGCTGA